ACATGTTTTGCATGGCAATAAGGGATATGAAGCCATGAATGGTGGCAACGAATAACGGAATAAAAAATAGGACACCTAATTTAGTCGTAATGATGGTTGATAACTCTTTTTCCGTTATCCCAAATTTTGCAATCATTTCATACTCGCGTTTGTCCTCCTTCATATCGGTATAAAGTCGAAAATACAATAGGCTTGCGGAAGATATGAAAAATACTGCCCCTATAAAAAAGCCAATAAACAAGACAATATCAATACCTTGCTGAGTAATTTTCGTTGATTCAAGAAGCATGGTTCGAATACCAACAATGGTTCCGATCGCTGAAAAGGTTATGGTAAGGACAACGGTTACCATAAATAAAATTTGAGCGTTATCGCGTAAACGATAAATTAGGTTCGATACAATGATCATATTCACTTTGTGTCGATAGATTTTCTTTTGTTTTCTTATGCGGTGAAGAATATAGACACTAAGCTGGGTGAAAAAGAAGTAGGTTCCAATTATGACGATTATGGTCACTGGTATCATGGCAAAGAAAACCATAGCTTCCTGTACGAGCAACGCGATAGCATAGCCTCCTCCTAGCAGAAAAACAGATAAAATGGATAAAGCAGGAGATGCTTTGGGTACACGTTTCGGTTTTGAGTTTCCTGTGAAGAGATCAATTAATTGACTACCCCGGACAAAGGAAGTCGTAAAGAATGAAATGATTAAAAACAGCACACCAAAAGAAATGGAAGTTAGGAGAATGGCTTCCCAGGGCCAATAAAAAGGGAGCTCATTTGACATTCCTAAGGCATATTCGCTAATTAAAAGCAGTAGTTTTGCAAACAGTAGTCCAATACATATCCCTGAAATTATGGCGGCAGATCCCATGAGCATATTTTCCAAAAAGATCAGGTTACGCAATTGTTTATCCGACATTCCATTGATTGCAAAAATTCCAAATTCTTTTTTTCGGGATTTCAAAAATGAACTCATCGAATAAAGCACGAAGAGAAAAGAAAACACATAAATAATCGCTTCTGCGAAATGCATCCCCACAGAGACATATCCGCCAATTATCTCTGTGGTGAAAGCTGGGTGGAATGCAAAAAGAGCATAAATAAAGAAAACTGAAACCGAGAATACACTGCTAAGAAAGTAGGCTAAATAAACTTGTTTGTTTCTCACAACGTTAATGAATGCTAGTCTTGGAAAAGTCATGATAGCCTCCTTACTGGTGAGTTAATGTTAGGTATAATAGTTATGCTTCATGTTTTCGAAAGAACCTATATCCTATTACCATAATGCAGCTAAAGGCTAATAAGGATATGGTGAGTGAATAGGGTATAGTAAGATTCCTCATCCCCTCTGAATTTGGGATTAAAGTCAGTGAGGGGAGAGACCAGAAATAATACTTTCCATAGGCGCTGTTTGTAATAACAACACTTGTAATCGATGCAGCTAAACTTATACCAATGGGTATTCCAATATTAGGGAATCTTATGCTTAGAATCATCTGTAAAGCAAGGATGGGTAGACAAGTTATCCAACAAATGAGGACATTAACGGCCGTCGTACCGTAGGGGATATTCCCAACACCCACAATAATCGCAGCTCCTATAGTTCCAATATAAAGAATGAGCATGGATAGACCGACGAGTCCTATATGAATAATTGTTTTAGTGATATAAATGGATTTCAAATTCACAGGCATAGTAAACAAGTATTTCCAATTATTTTCTGAATGTTCAATTCTGGCAAGCCAAACGGCCATCACCGCGATCGATAACGGAAGAAGTAAGAGGCCGTAAAATGTTACGATTTGCCCTAGTAGTTTTTCCCAGGGAACCGCATTTCCTTGTAGGAAGACATCTTGATAACGGACAAAGTTATAAGCCCCAAACGTCACCATTAATAGTGGTGCTACACACATTAATAGCCAAACATAAGAGCGCTTTAACTTCATCATCTCCATCATTAATACTCTACTAAGCGTCATGCTCTATTCACCTTCGTTTCTGTTTCATATATTTAAATATCTCGGTGGGCAAATTCACGATACCCTATGATTAAACATAAGAGACCAACCACCACGGACTGCCCCATATACCAGGTAATATTAATTCCTTCATTTAACCGGATCGGAAGTACCAAATAAGGATACACCCAAGGGAGCCATCGTGTCAGGGCTGATTGTAATAGAAATATGGCTGCTACCGTTCCACAGATGGATACGGCTAAAGGAATACCGGGATTATCGAATTTAATACTAAGCCAAAATTGAATGGTTAGCACAGCAAAAGCGCCAATCAATGCAGCACAAAGTGTTTGTATTAGTTGACTATACTGTATATCGCCAGGTAATTGGAGTATAAATGCACTACCTAGAATACCAATGCCAAGCAAAATGGAGCTTACCAGTAAGAAAAAGATGACCAACGTGATTTTTGCAAAATACACATCTCTTCGTTTGATCGGAAGAGCTAAGAGATATTTCCAATTATTTTCTGAATTTTCGTTCATGATAAGCATACTAGATAACACGGCTGCTAGGATTGGAAGTATAAGAACGGCCCAGATCACTGCGTGTTGTTCAATGAAAATCGTCCAAGGTATATCTCCTTCTTTCACTACACTCGTATAGCGAATTTTAAAATTTACATATTGTAATAGCAAAATTAGGGTTGGAGCTAAAATGACTGGAAAAACAATCCGATTGTTGCGAAGCTTTGCCCATTCAGCTGAAAGAACCTTATGAAACATCTAGATGGCCCCCTCTTTTCCTGTTAAATCCAAGAAAATTTCCTCTAGAGATTTGACGCTCTCTACCAAATGGGAGACTTCAAATCCATTGGTGACAAGTTTTCTGTTTATTGCTGAAACCGAGTCATTTGGTTGATCGACCAGTAGCATATCTTCTATAATCCTTGCTTGAACATCTTGCTGGCGTAGTAGATCTTTTGCACCCATCAAATTATTGACTTTGATTTCAACTCGAGGTTTTTGATCTCTCTTCAACTCTTCCATTGTGCCATGAAACTTTAATTTTCCGGATTGAATGATGCCTACGTGGGAAGCGATCATTTCGATTTCGGCAAGGTTGTGACTAGAAATTAACACCGTTATACCAAATTCTTCGGGCATTCGTTTAATCAACTGCCGAATTTCGTGGATGCCACTTGGATCAAGCCCGTTTGTAGGTTCATCTAATATTAACAGTTCTGGAGAACCAAGCAGAGCGAGTGCTATTCCTAGTCTTTGCTTCATTCCTAGAGAATACTGCTTCACTGGTTGGTGGGAAACTTCAGATAACCGAACAATTTCCAGCACCTCTTCGATTCGGGCGTTAGAAGATCCTAATATTTTACTAGAGAGTTTTAAATTTTCGAATCCAGTTAAGTTTCGATAATAAGAAGGCGCTTCGACGAGAGCCCCTACTCTTCGAAGAATATCAATTCGATTTTTATGAAATGTTTGGCCAAATAGCCTTACTTCACCTTCTGTTGGCTTCATTAGTCCGAGGAGCATACGGATTGAAGTCGTTTTCCCTGCACCATTTGGACCAAGAAAACCAAAAATTTGACCGCGTTTAATTTCTAAATTCACATGGTCAACTGAATACTGATCCCCAAATTTTTTTGTTAAATCTTTTGTAGCAACTAATGTTTCTCCAACATCCTTATTCATCATTATCCCTGCCTTTATGTACTGTCAAAGACTCCGATTATCTTTTTTTTTCGATGCAAGGCGTCTCTGAGCAAATTGTCTATAGTTGTACTATATGGGTAATGCGATTTGACTACCATTGTTTAACCTTTCATTACCTTACGATGTTGTAAGATAAAGAAGACAGATCTGTTTAAGGGTTTAACCATGTTTATAAACCGTGGAAATATATGCTAAAATTAACTGTTTCATATAAGGGGCACCTATTCAATCAAGCTATTGGTACGGGGAAATTCATTGGAGGAGTGAAATCTATGTTTCGTGTGTTCATTGTAGAGGATGATGAGAAGTTGGTCTCTCTCCTACAAGACTATATTCAGAAATATGAATTTGAAACAAGCGTTGTTCAAAGATTTGGAAGCGTGGTTGAAGAGTTTAAAGCTTTCTCTCCACATCTTGTTTTATTGGATATTAATTTACCAAAATTCGATGGTTATTACTGGTGCAGACAAATACGTCAGTTCTCTACTTGTCCCATTTTATTTATTTCTGCTCGTGACGAAAAGATGGAACAGGTGATGGCTATGGAAAACGGTGGAGATGATTTTATTACAAAACCCTTTGATTACGAAATTGTACTTGCAAAAATAAGAAGTCAGTTAAGGCGGTCTTATGGTGATTATGCAACGAACCAACTTAGTAGAACGATAAACCTTGAGGGAGTTTCCCTTGATGTGGATCGAATGGTTATAAGTTTCGGTGCCCATATGGTCGAGCTAAGTCATACGGAGACAAGAATGCTAAGTGAATTTTTAAGCAAGCCTGAAGCAGTCATTAGTCGTGACCGATTGCTTGAAAAAATTTGGGATGAGGAAGCATTTGTAGATGATAATACACTTAACGTTAATATTAACCGTGTGCGAAAAAAGCTTCAAAATCTCCACATTAAAAATGCCATTCTGACCGTGAGGGGCAAAGGATATCGTCTCATTCCTAATTGGGGGAAAGGAGAATGAAGCTATTTTTCCGTGATCATGTTTCTTTTTGCTGTTTGTATGTCGGACAATTATTGCTTATATTGCTGATTTTTTGGCTTGATGGCTATCGACATGGACCTACAGCTTTGTATGCATCGAGTTTAAGTCTCATACTCTTTGGTTGTTATTTAGTCGTTCGCTACATACGAAACCAAACATTTTATAAACGACTTTCAACACCTTTAACGTCATTGAATGATTACAGTATGGAACGTCAATCTTCTCCACTACCTTACTATTTAGATCAGTTTCACGATGAACTACGCCAATACTATCTAAAAGAAATGGAAAGTTATAAATTAAAATTTGACCATCACATACAATTTCTAAATCAATGGGTGCATCAAATGAAAACGCCTCTCTCCGTGATGAACCTCATGGCACAAGAGCGAGATGATGAATTTTCTTCGTCTCTTAACGATGAGATTGAGAGGATGAAAAACGGATTGGATATCGTTTTATATACTTCTCGACTGGATTCTTTTGAGAATGACTTTTATGTGGAATCTCTTAGTCTCTATTCTTTGATTCGAAAAACAACTTCTGTACAGAAACGATTATTCATAAGGAATCATATCTATCCGGAAATTATGATCGATTCCAAACTTTACATCCATTCAGATGAAAAATGGATATCTTTTGTTTTCACACAACTCATCACTAATGCCATTAAATACACGGTGGATAGTGGGCAGAAAATCCAATTTGAGGCCAAACAACTGAAAGATGAAATTGTTGTTTCGGTACGTGATTATGGCGTTGGAATACCTAAAAGTGATTTACCACGTGTCTTTGATCCTTACTTTACCGGTGAAAATGGACGGTCGTTTCAAGAGTCTACAGGAATGGGACTTTTTCTTGTTAAACAAATTCTTGATGAATTAGGACATCGTATCGAAATAGAATCTAATCTCAATCAAGGCACAATCGTTCAAATTTATTTTAAACGAGTAACTTGAATTACAAGTTTGTAAGTGAATTGTAAGGTTAATCAATTCATCAACCGTTGTGCTAGCGTTACACTATCCTTACTTAGGAGGGGAGCTATATGCAAATTGTAGATGTAAAAGGATTGAGTAAAATTTATAGAGGAAAGGTTTCTCATTGCGCTCTAGATCGCATCAATTTTTCAATTGATGAAGGAGAATTTGTTGGAATTATGGGTCCCTCAGGTAGTGGGAAGACGACTTTACTTAATTTATTAGCAACAATTGATATGCCATCTCATGGTACAGTTTCGATAAACGGGAGTAATCCACATGCTATGACTCATAAAGATAAAGCACTTTTTCGAAGGAATGAACTTGGTTTTGTATTTCAGCAATTTAACCTTCTTGACACCCTGACCGTGGAAGAAAATATTGTCTTGCCTTTGGCATTAAACGGGGTCAAATCTCAAGAAATGGACAAAGAAATTGCGCGTATTTCTCAACAACTGGGTATAGAATCTCTTTTACATAAAAGAACCTATGAAATTTCAGGCGGACAAATGCAACGAACTGCTATCGCTCGAGCGATTATTCATAAACCCTCCTTACTTTTAGCTGATGAACCTACGGGAAATCTTGATTCAAAATCGTCCAAAGCTGTCATGGACACTCTTACTGAAATTAACCGCAGTGAAAAGACAACCACTCTTATGGTAACGCATGATCCAGTCGTAGCAAGCTATTGCAAACGAGTCATTTTCATCAAAGATGGTAAGCTTTATAACGAAATTTATAAAGGAGATAGTCGCCCCGTGTTTTTTCAAAAAATTATTGATGTTCTTGGTCATCTGGGTGGTGATAGCTATAATTTGATGGTACCTAATTGATCAACATACATTCCATTTTGCATAGGTTAAACAACACAAAAAAACCGAGAGTATAAAAAACTTTCGGTTTTTTGTGTTGTTTAATTATCGATTTTTTTCTTCTGGATTCTCATTTCATAATAATCG
Above is a window of Pseudalkalibacillus hwajinpoensis DNA encoding:
- a CDS encoding FtsX-like permease family protein, yielding MTFPRLAFINVVRNKQVYLAYFLSSVFSVSVFFIYALFAFHPAFTTEIIGGYVSVGMHFAEAIIYVFSFLFVLYSMSSFLKSRKKEFGIFAINGMSDKQLRNLIFLENMLMGSAAIISGICIGLLFAKLLLLISEYALGMSNELPFYWPWEAILLTSISFGVLFLIISFFTTSFVRGSQLIDLFTGNSKPKRVPKASPALSILSVFLLGGGYAIALLVQEAMVFFAMIPVTIIVIIGTYFFFTQLSVYILHRIRKQKKIYRHKVNMIIVSNLIYRLRDNAQILFMVTVVLTITFSAIGTIVGIRTMLLESTKITQQGIDIVLFIGFFIGAVFFISSASLLYFRLYTDMKEDKREYEMIAKFGITEKELSTIITTKLGVLFFIPLFVATIHGFISLIAMQNMFSYSLMKESMLVIGIFIALQIIYFILIRFQYLTKIKSVLNVKI
- a CDS encoding ABC transporter ATP-binding protein → MQIVDVKGLSKIYRGKVSHCALDRINFSIDEGEFVGIMGPSGSGKTTLLNLLATIDMPSHGTVSINGSNPHAMTHKDKALFRRNELGFVFQQFNLLDTLTVEENIVLPLALNGVKSQEMDKEIARISQQLGIESLLHKRTYEISGGQMQRTAIARAIIHKPSLLLADEPTGNLDSKSSKAVMDTLTEINRSEKTTTLMVTHDPVVASYCKRVIFIKDGKLYNEIYKGDSRPVFFQKIIDVLGHLGGDSYNLMVPN
- a CDS encoding ABC transporter permease → MFHKVLSAEWAKLRNNRIVFPVILAPTLILLLQYVNFKIRYTSVVKEGDIPWTIFIEQHAVIWAVLILPILAAVLSSMLIMNENSENNWKYLLALPIKRRDVYFAKITLVIFFLLVSSILLGIGILGSAFILQLPGDIQYSQLIQTLCAALIGAFAVLTIQFWLSIKFDNPGIPLAVSICGTVAAIFLLQSALTRWLPWVYPYLVLPIRLNEGINITWYMGQSVVVGLLCLIIGYREFAHRDI
- a CDS encoding ABC transporter ATP-binding protein, with the protein product MMNKDVGETLVATKDLTKKFGDQYSVDHVNLEIKRGQIFGFLGPNGAGKTTSIRMLLGLMKPTEGEVRLFGQTFHKNRIDILRRVGALVEAPSYYRNLTGFENLKLSSKILGSSNARIEEVLEIVRLSEVSHQPVKQYSLGMKQRLGIALALLGSPELLILDEPTNGLDPSGIHEIRQLIKRMPEEFGITVLISSHNLAEIEMIASHVGIIQSGKLKFHGTMEELKRDQKPRVEIKVNNLMGAKDLLRQQDVQARIIEDMLLVDQPNDSVSAINRKLVTNGFEVSHLVESVKSLEEIFLDLTGKEGAI
- a CDS encoding ABC transporter permease yields the protein MTLSRVLMMEMMKLKRSYVWLLMCVAPLLMVTFGAYNFVRYQDVFLQGNAVPWEKLLGQIVTFYGLLLLPLSIAVMAVWLARIEHSENNWKYLFTMPVNLKSIYITKTIIHIGLVGLSMLILYIGTIGAAIIVGVGNIPYGTTAVNVLICWITCLPILALQMILSIRFPNIGIPIGISLAASITSVVITNSAYGKYYFWSLPSLTLIPNSEGMRNLTIPYSLTISLLAFSCIMVIGYRFFRKHEA
- a CDS encoding sensor histidine kinase, encoding MKLFFRDHVSFCCLYVGQLLLILLIFWLDGYRHGPTALYASSLSLILFGCYLVVRYIRNQTFYKRLSTPLTSLNDYSMERQSSPLPYYLDQFHDELRQYYLKEMESYKLKFDHHIQFLNQWVHQMKTPLSVMNLMAQERDDEFSSSLNDEIERMKNGLDIVLYTSRLDSFENDFYVESLSLYSLIRKTTSVQKRLFIRNHIYPEIMIDSKLYIHSDEKWISFVFTQLITNAIKYTVDSGQKIQFEAKQLKDEIVVSVRDYGVGIPKSDLPRVFDPYFTGENGRSFQESTGMGLFLVKQILDELGHRIEIESNLNQGTIVQIYFKRVT
- a CDS encoding response regulator transcription factor; the encoded protein is MFRVFIVEDDEKLVSLLQDYIQKYEFETSVVQRFGSVVEEFKAFSPHLVLLDINLPKFDGYYWCRQIRQFSTCPILFISARDEKMEQVMAMENGGDDFITKPFDYEIVLAKIRSQLRRSYGDYATNQLSRTINLEGVSLDVDRMVISFGAHMVELSHTETRMLSEFLSKPEAVISRDRLLEKIWDEEAFVDDNTLNVNINRVRKKLQNLHIKNAILTVRGKGYRLIPNWGKGE